The SAR202 cluster bacterium genomic interval GATGCTCCGGCGACGGCGTATTCAAACGGGGTCGCCTGGGCATAGCGGTTGTTCTCGCAGACGAACAGGACGCCCAGCTTCCAGATCGCCGCCAGGTTGATGGCCTCGTGGAAAGTGCCCTGGTTGGATGCGCCGTCGCCGAAGTAGACGACCGCCACCTGGTCCGTACCTCGCACGCGGGCGCTCAGGGCCGCGCCGACGGCGACGGGGATGTTGGAGCCGACGACGCCGTTCGCGCCGAGCATCCCCTTGGTGACGTCCGCTATGTGCATCGTACCGCCCTTGCCCTTGTTGGTGCCGGTGGCCTTACCCAGGAGCTCGGCCATCATCTGCTTGAGGTCGACGCCCTTAGCAATGCAGTGGTGGTGGCTGCGGTGCGTGCCCAGAACGAAGTCGTCGTCGCGCAGGTGGACGGATATGCCCGTCGGTACCGCCTCCTGCCCTATGGAGGAGTGCATTCCGCGCAGCTTGCCGGCGTCGGCCTCGCGCCGCGACTGCTCCTCGAACCTGCGGATGGTGACCATAGTGTCGTACATCCACAGAAGCGTCTTCTTGTCCAGAGACGTGCGTGTCGTAGCCAAGTCCATCCCTCCTGCCGGGGGTGCGGTTGCGTGCATTATAGCAGTGATGAATCTATAATGCCGCTAACTACAAGCACGGCGGCGCAAACGTGAAGCTCATTATCAAGGCGGACAGGATAATCGACGGCCTGGGCAAAAAGCCCATCGAAAAGGCGGCGGTGCTGGTGGAGAACGGGCGCATCAAGGCCGTGGACACGCAGGCAAAGCTCTCTGCGGCGAGCGAAGGCGCTGAGGTCATCAACGCGGCGGGCGGCAGCATAGTGCCCGGCTTCATCGAGGCGCACTCGCACATGCA includes:
- a CDS encoding thiamine pyrophosphate-dependent dehydrogenase E1 component subunit alpha, with the translated sequence MDLATTRTSLDKKTLLWMYDTMVTIRRFEEQSRREADAGKLRGMHSSIGQEAVPTGISVHLRDDDFVLGTHRSHHHCIAKGVDLKQMMAELLGKATGTNKGKGGTMHIADVTKGMLGANGVVGSNIPVAVGAALSARVRGTDQVAVVYFGDGASNQGTFHEAINLAAIWKLGVLFVCENNRYAQATPFEYAVAGASVANRAAAYDIPGIVCDGQNVLEMYEVGAQAVERARSGKGPTLIEAQTYRYMGHFGADNPLAYRLQDEEAEFKAKDCLARHRQYLLTNGYASDADLAAIDQKALDDVAEATKFANESPFPPPEALLEDVYVKYR